The Nitratidesulfovibrio sp. genome includes the window GTCTTGTTTCTGGCAGGGCGGACACGGGGGACCACGCGGCGGAGGGGCGGCGGAGGGGCGGCGGCGGGCAACCCGCTGCGCCCCGTGCCCTCACGCCTCCTGCGGCCCGCGCCCCTGCCCCGGTCACGTTGACACCGCTCGCCCCACGCGACTACCATCACACGGGATTCCGGGGCGTCCTCACGCGGCCGGAGTTCCCCCCGCAATCCCCACAGCCACAAGGACAGGCATGGACAGCTACATCGTTCGCGGCATCCTCATCGGCGGTTCCCTCGGCGTGTTCGCGGCGCTGCTGGGCCTTAGCGACAGCATTCCCCGCGCCTTCGGCGTGGGCATGATCGGCGGGTTTCTGGCGGGCATCACCCTGGAACGCCGCCGCCGGAAGTAGCCCGCGCCCTGCCGTTTCCTTCCGTTTTTCCGTACCGCCATTTCCGCGTCGTGCGCCGCATGGTGCGCCGCGCCAATGCAAACGGGCCGCCCCGGCAATGCCGGAGCGGCCCGTGTCGCGTCGTGCGCGGTGCGGCCAGCTACTTTTTGGTCTTGGCCGCCGCCTCCAGCGCCATGTCCACGGCGTCGGAGAAAAGGTCCAGCGGCAGCGAGCCGCGAATGACCAGGTCGTTGACCAGGAAATACGGGGTGCCCTGCACGTTCAGCGCGCGGGCCTCGGCCATGTCCTCTTCAATGGAATCCTTGACCTTCTTGCCCTTGATGTCCTGGGCCAGGCGCTTCATGTCCAGCCCGGCCTCGGCGGCGGCCTTCTTGAGGAAGGATTCGCCCTCGGCCACCAGCTTTTCGCGGTCGCGGAACACGGTTTCGTAAAAGGCCCAGGCCTTCTTGCCGTCCTGCATGCCAGCGGCCACGTGGTACTCGGCGGCCAGCCGCGCGTTGTCGTGGCTGTCCAGCGGCATGTGCTTGAAGACGTAGCGCACCTTGTCCTTGTAGTTGGCCAGCAAGAGTTCCATGGTGCCGGCGGCCTGCTGGCAGTAAGGGCAGGTGAAGTCGGAGTAGGCAATGATGGTCACCGGCGCGTTGGTCGGGCCACGCATGGGGCGGCCTTCCAGGTTGGCCTTCTTGGGCTGGGTCTGGTCCACCTGCCACTGGGAAATGAGCGCCTTCTTGCGGCGCACGTTGGACCCCTGCTGGGCGATTTCCAGCACGGTTTCGCTGTTGTCGCGCAGCACCTGCATGATCAGCTCGGGATTTTCCTTCAGCAGGTCGCGCAGGGCGGCCTTCAGCTCTTCGTTGGAGGCGGCCTGCGCGGGCGCGGGAATGGCCGAAGTGGCGGCAAGGGTGAGCGCCAGCAGCAGGGCAATGAACAGGGTACGGAGCATGCGTCTTCTCCCGGAATGGGGCGGATGTGGGCGGGGCAGGCGCGGCCGGAGGGGCATGTCCGGAACTGGCGGGAGGCCGGGCGGACAGGTCGGAGGCGGCGCGCGACGATACTCGCCCCTTCTACACGCCCGCGATTGCGGGGGCAAGTTCGCGGGTACTTGCCGACGAAGCACGGACAACGCCGGATACTGCGCGCGGACGACGCACGGACAACGCCGGGGCGGGGCGAATGGAACGGGATGGCGCGCTGTGGGGCGGCGAAGCGCGGATCCGGATGGCGGCGGCGCGGCGAGGAGGGTGCCGCACCGCCGCGTGTCCGGTCCGTCCACGCAGGGAGAAGGGAGAAAGGCTACACAGAGCCTGTCGACGGCCACGAGCCGGTACATTGACGGGGGTGGCCGTTGCCGCCATCGGCCCGAATCAGGCCATGCCGAAAAACCGTGCACACGCCACGGCCGCCATGCCCACGGCAATGGTGCCGAAGAAGCTGCCCGTGCGCCACGCCACCAGCGTGGCGGGCACGGCGGCCAGCAGGTACAGGTTGTCGGCGGCCATGTGCAGCGCGCCCTGTTTCATGATCAGGTCCGGGGCCAGCAGGGCGGCCAGCACCGCGGGCGGCACGAAGGACAGCCAGCGGGTGATGACGGGGTTCAGTTCGCGCTGCGACAGTAGTTGCAGGGGCACGGCGCGGGGTATGTAGGTGACGGCAAGCATGCCGCACAGCATCAGGAAGAAGGTGGTGGTCATGTCCGGTCTCCTCGTGGCGCGCGGCTACAGGGTGGGGGCGCGGCCCGCCCCGTTCGGTTGCGCCAGATCAGGCAGACCGGCCAGATCATCCGGCCCGTTCAGGCCGTTCAGGCCGTCCGGTCCATCCGCGTCATTGGTGTTGTCGGCGGCGTGCTGCGCGGCACCAGCCCGTGCGGGCAGCAGGGTGCACAGGGTGGCCGAGCACACCGTGGCGATGATCACGTTCCACTGTCCGGCCCCGGCCAGCGCCAGCAGCACGGACAGCACACCGGCCAGCACGGCGGCCAGCGCAAAGCGCCGGGCCTTGCGACAGTAGGGCAGCATCAGGGCGATGAACATGGCGGGCAGGGCGTAGTCCAGCCCCAGCGGGCGCACGTCGGCCACCAGTTCGCTGCCGAACACGCCGATGATGGTGCCGATGACCCACGCAGACTGCGCGGTCATGTTCAGGGCCAGGGTTTCGGCGCGGGGCGGCTCGGGCCGCGCATCGCCGGGGGCGGAGGGCAGGCGGCTGACGTGCAGGGCAAAGGTTTCGTCCGTCAACTGGAAGGCGAACAGCGCTTGCAGCGCACGCGGCCAGCGGCGCAGGGCCGGGGCCAGCGCGGCGGACATCAGCAGGTGGCGCAGGTTGACCACGAAGGTGGTCAGCACCACCGTGGCCGGGGATGCCCCGCCCGCCAGCAGGCTGACCGAAATGAGCTGGGCGGACCCGGCGAAGACCATCAGCGACATGCACACCGCGCCGGATGCGGGCATGCCGGTCTTGCGGGCCAGCACCCCGAAGGCAAAGGCCACCGGCACGTAGCCGAGCACGATGGGCAGGGCCTGGCGCATGCCGGACAGCACGGCGGCCAGACGGGACGCGGATGCGCCAGCCGTGCGGCGAGACTGGCCGTACGGGTGGGCCTCGGGCAGGCCGGGCGCGGATTGGCGCGACGGGGACGAATGGCCCTTGTCGGGCGATGAAACGGTAGCCATGGTGCAACCTCCGGGTTGCACATGACCATGAAATCTGTCACCTGAACAGATACAGTCAAACAGAAAAACAGGCATAACAGATGGCGTGAGTGCTGGGTTTGACCGGAACAGCCCCGCCCGCCTCGCGCATCCACCCTTCCCCGCCCTTGCAAGGAGGCCCCATGCCCGCCCGCCCCTTTGCCGCTCCGGCCCCCGGTGTCGATGCGGACGTCGATCAGCCCGTCGGCACCGCAGACGATTTTGCCGAACCCCGCGCCGCCGCATCCCGCGTCACCGCCGCTTCCGCCCCTTCGCAGGGGGGCACGCCCGCCGCCGACACCGCCGCCTTCCACTACCACCGGGTGGAGCGCCACGTGGCGGACATGATCCAGTCCGGCAGGTTCCGCCCCGGCGACCGGCTGCCCTCGCTGCGCGGGCTGGCCACCTCCATGGGGTTGTCCATCGCCACCGTGGGGCACGCCTATCTGGAACTGGAGCGCAAGGGCATCATCGAGGCGCGGCCCCGCTCCGGGTATTTCGTGCGCCGGGGCATGCGCGGGCTGCCCGTGCCGCAGGCCCGCCCGGCCCCACCCACCGGCCCGCGCGAGGTGAACCGCGCCCGGCTCATTTCCACCGTGCTCGAAGCCGTGGGCAACCGCGACCTGGTGCCCTTCGGGGTGCTCTGCCCGGACGAAACGCTGCTGCCGGGCCGGGCGCTGGGGCGCATCCTGTCCGAGGTGATGCGCTCGCGCGCGGGCGAGGCCGCCGCCTACGCAACCATTTCCGGTGATCTGGAATTGCGCCGCCAGATTGCCTGGCGGCATCGCGAGTGCGGCGTGGGCGTGGGGCCGGACGACATCCTGGTCACCAACGGCGCGGTGGAGGCGCTGTACATTGCCCTGCGCTGCCTGACCCGGCCCGGCGACATCGTGATGATCCAGTCGCCCACCTACTACTGTTTCCTGCAACTCATCGAATCGCTGGGGCTGCGGGCCATCGAGGTGCCCAGCACGCCGGAGGCGGGGGTGGACCCGCGCGACGTGCGGCACATCCTGAATCGGCACCAGGTGGCGGCGTGCGCCTTTTCGCCCAACTTCAACAATCCGGACGGCAGCCTGACCCCCGACGACGCCAAGCGCGAAATCCTGGACATGCTGGCCGAGCGGGGCATCCATCTCATAGAAGACGACGTGTCCACGGACCTGCACTACGGCCCTTCGCGCCCGTCCACCTTTCTGCAATGGGACGTGCACGGTCTGGTTACGCTGTGTTCGTCGTTCTCCAAGACCGTGGCGCCGGGCTTTCGCATGGGCTGGATGGTCACCGGGCGCATTGGCGAGCGCGCGCGGGAGATAAAGGCCACCACCAACGTCTGCGGGGCCACCCTGACCCAGTTCGCCATGGCCGAATACCTGCGGCAGGGGCTGTTCGAGCGGCAGCTGCGCCGCTTGCGCACGGCCTTTTCGCGCCAGATGCAGGCCATGCGCATGCACCTGGCCGACTGCTTTCCGCCCGGCACCGGGGTGACCCGGCCCGAGGGCGGCGGCGTGCTGTGGGTGGAACTGCCGCCCGGCACCGACGGTGTGGAACTGTTCTTTCGCGCGCGGCAGGCGGGCATATCCGTTGCGCCGGGGGCCGTGTTCAGCACGCAGGAAAAGTTCGCCAACTACCTGCGCCTTGGCTGCAACGGCCTGTGGAACGAGCGCATGGCCGAAGGGCTGCGCACCTTGGGGCGGCTGGCCGGGGAGTGTCGGACCGGGTAGGGGGCGGGCCAGGGCCGGGCGTGACCGGACTGGACCGGACTGGACCGGACTGGACCGGACTGGACCGGACTGGACCGGGCAGGCTGGGCAGGGCTGGGGCAGGCAGCTACCGCAAAGGATATGACAGGCATGACACGGGCCGGAGGAGTGATCCTCCGGCCCGTTGCTTTGTTATTGCGAGTGGGGCCGGGGGCTGATGGGGGGCAGGGCGGCGCAAAGAGCGGAATCGGCGTCCGGGCGACATGGTCGTGCTCCCGGAGGTTCTCCGGTTTTTTGCGTCATGGCGGGGCACCCTTGGGACCGCTCCGCAACCCCCTTCCGATCCCCCTGTGGCCGGAGGTGCCCGCAAGGCATGGGATACGCTGGCTCCGCGCCATCGGGGCGTGCATTTCCTCTGGTGGCGGGGCGCTGCAACCCGCCCCGCCGCTTTGCCTGCGCCATATCGGCATGCCGCATGGCGTCCGAAGCTTCACACCCATCTATACATGGAGGCGCGTATGGCCTAGGGGCAGTTTCTAAATTGTCCTTTCGCCCGTTGGCTTCGTCAAACGTCACCTGCCATGTCGGTCAAATACAATAAGAGTATACTCCCTCATGGCAGGCTCGTTTTCCTTGCCAACGGACGAAAATCCTAATTTGGAAACAGCCCCTAAGGCTTGTTCACGTCCGGACTGAAGAACGCCGACGACCCTCGCCGCCGCAAGCTGGCGGGTTCGCTGGAAGGCGTTGTGGGCCGCGCCCGTTCGGCGCGCACCATGCAGGATTGGTATGGAGAACTGGTGCAGGGCATCCGCACCATCGACGCCTTTGGCCACGACGGGCAGGGCATGTTGCCCGACGACGAGGACAAGGACTGGCGGCAGCGCTTCCAGCGCACCATGTTCGACGACACCGGCGTTCACGAACTGCAAGATTATGCCGGGTTCCGGCAGCCCCGCGACCGGGGGTACGACGTGTTGCAGGAAGAACGCATGCGCGACAT containing:
- a CDS encoding thioredoxin domain-containing protein; the protein is MLRTLFIALLLALTLAATSAIPAPAQAASNEELKAALRDLLKENPELIMQVLRDNSETVLEIAQQGSNVRRKKALISQWQVDQTQPKKANLEGRPMRGPTNAPVTIIAYSDFTCPYCQQAAGTMELLLANYKDKVRYVFKHMPLDSHDNARLAAEYHVAAGMQDGKKAWAFYETVFRDREKLVAEGESFLKKAAAEAGLDMKRLAQDIKGKKVKDSIEEDMAEARALNVQGTPYFLVNDLVIRGSLPLDLFSDAVDMALEAAAKTKK
- a CDS encoding AzlD domain-containing protein produces the protein MTTTFFLMLCGMLAVTYIPRAVPLQLLSQRELNPVITRWLSFVPPAVLAALLAPDLIMKQGALHMAADNLYLLAAVPATLVAWRTGSFFGTIAVGMAAVACARFFGMA
- a CDS encoding AzlC family ABC transporter permease; its protein translation is MATVSSPDKGHSSPSRQSAPGLPEAHPYGQSRRTAGASASRLAAVLSGMRQALPIVLGYVPVAFAFGVLARKTGMPASGAVCMSLMVFAGSAQLISVSLLAGGASPATVVLTTFVVNLRHLLMSAALAPALRRWPRALQALFAFQLTDETFALHVSRLPSAPGDARPEPPRAETLALNMTAQSAWVIGTIIGVFGSELVADVRPLGLDYALPAMFIALMLPYCRKARRFALAAVLAGVLSVLLALAGAGQWNVIIATVCSATLCTLLPARAGAAQHAADNTNDADGPDGLNGLNGPDDLAGLPDLAQPNGAGRAPTL
- a CDS encoding PLP-dependent aminotransferase family protein, whose protein sequence is MPARPFAAPAPGVDADVDQPVGTADDFAEPRAAASRVTAASAPSQGGTPAADTAAFHYHRVERHVADMIQSGRFRPGDRLPSLRGLATSMGLSIATVGHAYLELERKGIIEARPRSGYFVRRGMRGLPVPQARPAPPTGPREVNRARLISTVLEAVGNRDLVPFGVLCPDETLLPGRALGRILSEVMRSRAGEAAAYATISGDLELRRQIAWRHRECGVGVGPDDILVTNGAVEALYIALRCLTRPGDIVMIQSPTYYCFLQLIESLGLRAIEVPSTPEAGVDPRDVRHILNRHQVAACAFSPNFNNPDGSLTPDDAKREILDMLAERGIHLIEDDVSTDLHYGPSRPSTFLQWDVHGLVTLCSSFSKTVAPGFRMGWMVTGRIGERAREIKATTNVCGATLTQFAMAEYLRQGLFERQLRRLRTAFSRQMQAMRMHLADCFPPGTGVTRPEGGGVLWVELPPGTDGVELFFRARQAGISVAPGAVFSTQEKFANYLRLGCNGLWNERMAEGLRTLGRLAGECRTG